The Nocardioides sp. S5 genome includes a window with the following:
- a CDS encoding PadR family transcriptional regulator, whose protein sequence is MSQDIPVTGYAILGLLTFGDELTGYEIKQRADVTLRFYWVSPAMSQIYTELRRLSDHGLVAADVRTDGGRDVTTYAITAAGQAELREWMDTTPAGFPVLKHPVLLRLLVGHVTEPHQTRQMLHEYVAELDQALADLGQVRESLRGADRPGQPFRFPSLVAEWGLDYFDAERRHTHRALASLDETDPGDTDATA, encoded by the coding sequence ATGAGTCAAGACATCCCGGTCACCGGATACGCGATCCTCGGCCTCCTCACCTTCGGCGACGAGCTGACGGGGTACGAGATCAAGCAGCGCGCCGACGTCACGCTCCGCTTCTACTGGGTCTCCCCCGCGATGAGCCAGATCTACACCGAGCTGCGGCGGCTCAGCGACCACGGCCTCGTCGCGGCCGACGTACGCACCGACGGCGGGCGGGACGTGACGACGTACGCGATCACCGCTGCGGGGCAGGCGGAGCTGCGTGAGTGGATGGACACCACCCCGGCAGGCTTCCCGGTGCTCAAGCACCCGGTGCTGCTCCGACTGCTCGTCGGCCACGTGACCGAGCCCCACCAGACCCGACAGATGCTGCACGAGTACGTCGCCGAGCTCGACCAGGCGCTCGCCGACCTCGGTCAGGTGCGCGAGAGCCTGCGCGGGGCCGACCGACCGGGCCAGCCGTTCAGGTTCCCGTCGCTGGTCGCCGAGTGGGGACTCGACTACTTCGACGCCGAGCGCCGGCACACGCACCGAGCCCTGGCGAGCCTCGATGAGACCGACCCCGGGGACACCGACGCGACTGCCTAG